The Lactobacillus sp. CBA3605 genome contains a region encoding:
- a CDS encoding PTS system mannose/fructose/sorbose family transporter subunit IID, giving the protein MADQIKLSKSDRIHVWWRSTFLQGSWNYERMQNGGWAYSLIPALKKLYTTKEDRAAALKRHMEFFNTHPYVASPIIGVTMALEEERSNGAPIDDVTIQGVKVGMMGPLAGVGDPVFWFTAKPIIGALAASLAIGGSVMGPILYFVVWNIIRMAFMWYTQELGYKAGSAITDDLSGGILQDITKGASILGMFILPALIERWVTVDFSPVKVSTIKQASGAYIDWNKLPAGAKGVKEALTQQASGMSLDKYKVTTLQDNLNQLIPGLAALLITFLCMWLLKKKVSPIIIIFGLFAFGVIMHVLGVM; this is encoded by the coding sequence ATGGCTGATCAAATTAAATTAAGCAAAAGTGATCGTATTCATGTTTGGTGGCGTTCGACGTTCCTCCAAGGTTCTTGGAACTATGAACGGATGCAAAACGGTGGTTGGGCTTATTCATTAATCCCAGCTTTGAAAAAATTATATACGACTAAAGAAGACCGTGCCGCTGCTTTGAAGCGTCATATGGAATTCTTTAATACTCATCCTTACGTGGCTTCACCAATTATTGGTGTTACCATGGCACTTGAAGAAGAACGTTCTAATGGGGCTCCCATTGATGACGTTACGATTCAAGGGGTTAAAGTTGGGATGATGGGACCATTGGCCGGTGTTGGTGACCCAGTTTTCTGGTTCACAGCTAAGCCAATCATTGGTGCCTTAGCTGCCTCACTAGCAATTGGTGGTAGCGTGATGGGTCCTATCTTGTACTTCGTTGTTTGGAATATTATTCGGATGGCTTTCATGTGGTATACACAAGAACTTGGTTACAAAGCCGGTTCTGCGATTACCGATGATTTATCTGGTGGTATTTTACAAGATATTACTAAGGGTGCTTCAATCTTAGGGATGTTCATCTTGCCAGCCTTAATTGAACGGTGGGTCACAGTTGACTTCAGTCCAGTTAAAGTTTCAACAATCAAACAAGCTAGTGGTGCTTACATCGACTGGAACAAATTGCCAGCTGGTGCCAAGGGTGTCAAAGAAGCCTTGACTCAACAAGCTTCTGGGATGTCATTGGACAAGTACAAGGTTACGACCTTGCAAGATAACTTGAATCAATTGATTCCAGGTTTAGCTGCGCTTTTGATTACCTTCCTCTGCATGTGGTTATTGAAGAAGAAAGTTTCTCCAATCATTATCATCTTCGGCCTATTCGCCTTCGGTGTTATCATGCATGTTCTTGGTGTAATGTAA
- a CDS encoding DUF956 family protein: protein MVQSLNTKVDMVVDGNSHLGLTDYGKIMIGDHGFEFYDNRNAKNYIQIPWDEVDRVIVSVMFKGRWIPRYGFRTKKNGTYTFSSKTPRKVLRAVRKHVEPDHIVRSLSFFDVMKRVITGRNRNKYLK from the coding sequence ATGGTTCAATCGCTTAATACAAAGGTTGATATGGTTGTTGACGGTAATTCGCATTTAGGCTTGACCGATTATGGCAAAATTATGATTGGTGACCATGGCTTTGAATTTTATGATAATCGTAATGCTAAAAATTATATTCAGATTCCTTGGGATGAGGTCGATCGGGTGATTGTATCGGTCATGTTTAAAGGGCGCTGGATTCCACGCTATGGCTTTCGAACCAAGAAGAACGGGACTTATACGTTTTCTTCGAAAACACCGCGAAAGGTCTTACGAGCGGTTCGTAAACATGTTGAACCGGATCATATTGTGCGGTCATTATCATTTTTCGATGTTATGAAACGGGTCATTACTGGTAGAAATCGTAATAAGTATTTGAAGTAA
- a CDS encoding sigma-54-dependent transcriptional regulator encodes MTRKTRIYEYVCEYGDTDGMTTEMVANALALARSNVSKELNTLVREGDLYKLSGRPVRYALSAATAGPTATTPAPPVGTTATATQVRPPAAPKTKVVRPADVFARMIGAHASLENQVEQAKAAILYPPRGLNTLVIGPTGSGKTYFANVMYQFAETQHVLTNPQGLITFNCADYAHNPELLMSHLFGYVKGAFTGANEDKDGLIQEADGGMLFLDEVHRLPPEGQEMIFYFMDHGTYSRLGETAKDHHANVRLVCATTEDPESALLQTFVRRIPITIQLPAFNHRSASERLDLLKALLSLEANRINKQIRLTEDVVQALLGSVTFGNVGQLKSNIQLVCAQGFVNSIENDTEIEITMDDLPQNIRNGLMTVASNRHELGAISELLDPYLIVKPNDGPMPIRNKNDNYELPYNLYEIIGDKASLLRREGLDKAHINRFITTDINLHLKSFYKQTQMNIAPENKLAEIVDQDVIDFTKMAQTTIQEMLGYNFKDNFIYAVSLHISSFIKRIQAGKPMRQMSQEMLAMVKEYPAEIKAAQVLKQSLDDHYHLPIPQSEVYYLAILLISLKSMQLNGKVGVLVAAHGMSTASSMAQVVGQLLDDYDVGAFDMPLDMDPSVAYEHVKTQVQELDAGNGVLMLVDMGSLATFGKRIQADTDIEIRTIDMVTTPVVLEAVRKASLIDSNLETIYHELVGFKGYSRISRNLPTTSVAPTVDTPVITSDQRAIIAICATGVGTAERIKTILDSLLAQNFVEGITVFPISVVNMQARLAQISQTYQIIAATGIAKPDLDVPFISLEELLQGGGEKFIDQLTTGLDAPQAKLTDARALTPALCERYLGDYFTFLNPNKLTPILWAYSELINQNLVVPMTNAFRIDLIMHLAGALERTAIKDQITAPAEELPSITASKWYPIVQQADQQLTDQLQLTFSAAENYYIVQLLENHQAELIH; translated from the coding sequence TTGACCAGAAAAACACGAATTTATGAGTATGTTTGTGAGTATGGGGATACTGATGGCATGACGACCGAAATGGTGGCTAATGCGTTGGCACTAGCACGGTCGAATGTCAGCAAAGAATTGAATACGTTAGTACGTGAAGGCGACCTTTATAAGTTGTCCGGGCGGCCCGTACGCTATGCATTAAGTGCGGCGACTGCGGGTCCAACTGCGACTACGCCAGCACCGCCAGTTGGGACGACGGCGACAGCGACGCAAGTGCGACCGCCAGCAGCACCGAAGACCAAGGTTGTTCGACCAGCTGATGTTTTTGCGAGGATGATTGGCGCCCATGCCAGCTTAGAAAATCAAGTTGAACAGGCTAAAGCGGCCATATTATATCCACCGCGGGGGTTGAACACGCTGGTGATTGGGCCAACGGGGTCCGGAAAAACGTATTTTGCCAATGTGATGTATCAATTTGCAGAAACCCAACACGTTTTGACGAATCCACAAGGGCTGATTACGTTTAACTGTGCCGATTATGCGCATAATCCAGAATTATTAATGTCACATTTATTTGGCTATGTGAAAGGGGCTTTTACAGGGGCCAATGAAGACAAGGATGGGCTAATTCAAGAAGCAGATGGGGGCATGCTCTTCTTAGACGAAGTCCATCGGTTACCACCAGAAGGTCAAGAAATGATCTTTTACTTTATGGATCATGGCACGTATTCACGCTTGGGGGAAACGGCAAAGGATCATCATGCAAACGTGCGCCTTGTTTGTGCGACGACGGAAGATCCTGAGAGTGCGCTACTGCAGACTTTTGTGCGACGGATTCCAATTACGATTCAGTTGCCAGCCTTCAATCATCGTTCAGCGTCTGAACGGCTGGATTTATTGAAAGCCTTACTATCACTAGAAGCTAACCGAATTAATAAACAGATTCGGTTAACGGAGGATGTGGTGCAGGCATTACTAGGATCGGTTACTTTTGGTAATGTCGGTCAATTGAAATCTAACATTCAGTTAGTGTGTGCGCAGGGGTTTGTCAACAGTATTGAAAACGATACTGAAATTGAAATTACAATGGATGACCTCCCACAAAATATTCGGAACGGGTTAATGACAGTTGCCTCTAATCGGCATGAACTTGGCGCAATTTCAGAATTACTTGATCCCTATTTGATTGTTAAGCCAAACGATGGCCCGATGCCAATTCGCAATAAGAATGATAATTATGAGCTACCTTATAATCTCTATGAAATCATTGGCGATAAAGCCTCACTACTACGGCGTGAAGGTCTTGACAAGGCGCATATTAACCGCTTTATTACGACTGATATTAATTTACATTTAAAATCATTTTATAAACAAACCCAGATGAATATTGCACCTGAAAATAAGTTGGCAGAAATTGTTGATCAAGATGTGATTGATTTTACCAAAATGGCGCAAACAACAATTCAAGAAATGTTAGGTTATAATTTTAAAGATAATTTCATTTATGCAGTGAGTCTACACATTAGCTCATTCATCAAGCGAATTCAAGCTGGTAAGCCGATGCGACAGATGAGTCAAGAAATGTTGGCGATGGTCAAAGAATATCCGGCCGAAATCAAAGCAGCGCAAGTGCTAAAACAAAGTTTAGATGATCATTATCACTTGCCGATTCCTCAATCAGAAGTGTATTACTTAGCGATTTTACTTATCTCGCTAAAATCAATGCAACTAAATGGTAAAGTCGGGGTTTTAGTGGCTGCGCATGGGATGAGTACGGCATCTTCAATGGCGCAAGTTGTTGGGCAATTGCTGGATGATTATGATGTCGGCGCTTTTGATATGCCGCTAGACATGGATCCGAGTGTGGCGTATGAACACGTTAAGACACAAGTGCAGGAACTGGATGCCGGTAATGGCGTCCTGATGTTGGTTGATATGGGTTCACTCGCAACTTTTGGGAAGCGAATCCAAGCAGATACTGATATTGAAATTCGGACGATTGACATGGTCACGACGCCGGTTGTTTTAGAAGCCGTTCGTAAGGCGAGTTTGATTGATAGTAATTTAGAGACGATTTATCATGAATTGGTTGGCTTTAAAGGGTATTCACGAATTTCACGGAACTTACCAACGACATCGGTCGCACCAACCGTTGACACGCCAGTTATCACAAGTGATCAACGCGCCATCATTGCGATTTGTGCGACGGGGGTGGGCACTGCTGAACGGATTAAGACCATTTTAGATAGTTTATTGGCCCAAAATTTTGTTGAGGGCATTACGGTATTTCCCATTTCAGTGGTCAATATGCAAGCACGGCTAGCTCAAATTAGTCAGACGTATCAAATTATTGCGGCGACTGGGATTGCCAAGCCAGACTTAGATGTGCCGTTTATTTCGTTGGAAGAATTATTACAAGGTGGGGGCGAGAAGTTTATCGACCAGTTAACGACTGGCCTCGATGCGCCGCAAGCGAAGTTGACCGATGCGCGTGCCTTAACACCAGCGCTATGTGAACGGTATCTGGGGGATTACTTTACTTTTTTGAACCCGAATAAGTTAACGCCTATTTTGTGGGCCTACAGTGAGCTGATTAATCAAAACCTAGTGGTACCAATGACCAATGCTTTTCGAATCGATTTGATTATGCATTTAGCTGGCGCGCTAGAACGAACGGCCATCAAAGATCAAATCACGGCACCGGCAGAAGAGTTACCAAGTATTACTGCTTCAAAATGGTATCCAATTGTGCAACAAGCGGACCAACAGTTAACGGATCAACTCCAATTAACTTTTTCAGCCGCGGAAAATTATTATATTGTGCAACTTTTAGAAAATCATCAAGCCGAGTTGATACACTAA
- a CDS encoding PTS sugar transporter subunit IIA: MLAFVVVSHGEFAEGVVKSSYMIFGQQEKVQTVTFQLDEGPEDLAKKLDAAIATFDATDQVLFLVDLWGGSPFNAASQIVAEHTDRMGLVTGLNLPMLIEGYTVRDKPLDAVIAHLEETGKIGIKHLTLLQDDGEAEQS, from the coding sequence ATGCTAGCATTTGTTGTTGTCAGTCACGGTGAATTTGCTGAAGGGGTCGTAAAATCATCTTATATGATTTTCGGCCAACAAGAAAAAGTTCAAACCGTCACTTTTCAGTTGGATGAAGGTCCAGAAGACTTAGCAAAAAAATTAGATGCGGCCATTGCCACGTTTGATGCTACGGATCAAGTGTTGTTCTTGGTTGATTTGTGGGGCGGGTCGCCTTTCAATGCGGCGAGTCAAATTGTGGCTGAACATACTGACCGTATGGGACTCGTGACTGGGTTGAATTTGCCAATGTTAATTGAAGGTTACACGGTACGGGATAAACCATTGGATGCGGTCATTGCTCATTTAGAAGAGACTGGCAAGATAGGCATTAAACATTTAACCTTGCTCCAAGATGACGGCGAAGCTGAGCAGTCATGA
- a CDS encoding PTS sugar transporter subunit IIB, whose product MTMDIRLARIDSRLLHGQVATVWTKSVAPNRILVVSDAVAQDNLRKMLIVQAAPPGVKANVITVDKMIEIYQNTLFDTVKPLILTDTPQNMARLVAGGLDVSHVGVDIGSLAYSAGMVMVTNAIAVGHAEAAALYQLKAAGVAIFAQKVPTDKKVDLMPLLAKNGFETNPDPQ is encoded by the coding sequence ATGACCATGGATATTCGGCTAGCTCGAATTGATAGTCGGTTGTTGCATGGACAAGTGGCAACCGTTTGGACTAAAAGTGTTGCGCCTAATCGAATCTTAGTTGTTTCAGATGCGGTGGCGCAAGATAATTTGCGTAAAATGCTAATTGTGCAGGCCGCACCACCGGGTGTTAAGGCCAATGTGATTACGGTCGATAAGATGATTGAGATTTATCAAAATACCTTATTCGACACGGTCAAACCTTTAATCTTAACGGATACGCCACAAAATATGGCGCGTTTAGTTGCCGGTGGCTTGGATGTGAGTCACGTGGGCGTAGATATTGGCAGTCTAGCCTATTCAGCTGGCATGGTAATGGTGACTAATGCAATTGCGGTTGGACATGCCGAAGCGGCAGCCCTATACCAATTAAAGGCGGCCGGAGTCGCAATTTTTGCCCAGAAAGTGCCCACGGATAAAAAAGTTGATTTGATGCCATTATTGGCAAAAAATGGCTTTGAAACTAATCCAGACCCGCAATAA